The Castor canadensis chromosome 13, mCasCan1.hap1v2, whole genome shotgun sequence genome has a window encoding:
- the Eeig1 gene encoding early estrogen-induced gene 1 protein isoform X2 produces the protein MSANPATGLLDPCIFRVSVRKELKGGKAYSKLGFADLNLAEFAGSGSTVRCCLLEGYDTKNTRQDNSILKVTIGMFLLSGDPCFKTPPSTAKSITIPGQDSSLQLTCKGGGTSSGGGGSTNSLTGSRPPKARPTILGSGLPEEPDQGLSSPEEVFHSGHSRNSSYASQQSKISGYSTEHSRSSSLSDLTHRRNTSTSSSASGGLSMAVEGPESSEREHRPPEKPPRPPRPLHLSDRSFRRKKDSVESHPTWVDDTRIDADDIVEKIMQSQDFTDGSNTEDSNLRLFVSKDGSTTLSGVQLANRVSSGVYEPVVIESH, from the exons ATGAGTGCCAACCCAGCCACGGGCCTGCTGGACCCCTGCATTTTCCGTGTGTCTGTGCGCAAG GAACTGAAAGGCGGAAAGGCTTATTCTAAG CTGGGCTTTGCTGACTTGAACCTGGCGGAGTTTGCAGGTTCAGGCTCTACTGTGCGCTGCTGCCTGTTGGAGGGATATGACACAAAGAACACCCGCCAGGACAACTCTATCCTGAAG GTTACCATTGGTATGTTCCTGCTGTCTGGAGACCCTTGCTTTAAGAC GCCACCGTCTACTGCCAAGTCTATCACCATCCCAGGCCAGGACTCCTCTCTGCAGCTGACATGTAAGGGTGGTGGGACCAGCagtggcggcggcggcagcaCCAACTCCCTGACAGGTTCCCGGCCTCCCAAGGCCCGACCCACCATCCTGGGCTCAG GCCTGCCAGAGGAGCCTGACCAGGGCCTGTCCAGCCCCGAGGAGGTATTTCACTCTGGTCATTCCCGCAACTCCAGCTATGCCAGCCAGCAGTCTAAGATCTCTG GCTACAGCACAGAGCACTCACGCTCCTCCAGCCTGTCAGACTTGACGCATCGCCGCAACACTTCCACTAGCAGTAGCGCCTCTGGTGGCCTCAGCATGGCTGTGGAGGGTCCTGAGAGCAGTGAGCGGGAGCACCGGCCCCCCGAGAAGCCACCTCGGCCACCCCGGCCTCTGCATCTGTCAGACCGCTCCTTTCG GCGAAAAAAGGACTCAGTGGAGAGCCACCCAACCTGGGTGGATGACACGCGGATCGATGCGGATGACATTGTGGAAAAGATCATGCAGAGCCAGGACTTCACAGACGGCAGCAACACTGAGG ATAGCAACCTCCGGCTGTTCGTGAGCAAAGATGGTTCCACCACACTGAGTGGTGTTCAGCTGGCCAACAG GGTTTCCTCTGGGGTTTACGAGCCAGTCGTGATTGAAAGCCATTGA
- the Eeig1 gene encoding early estrogen-induced gene 1 protein isoform X1, which produces MAFLMKKKKFKFQTTFTLEELTAVPFVNGVLFCKVRLLDGGDFVSLSSREEVQENCVRWQKRFTFVCKMSANPATGLLDPCIFRVSVRKELKGGKAYSKLGFADLNLAEFAGSGSTVRCCLLEGYDTKNTRQDNSILKVTIGMFLLSGDPCFKTPPSTAKSITIPGQDSSLQLTCKGGGTSSGGGGSTNSLTGSRPPKARPTILGSGLPEEPDQGLSSPEEVFHSGHSRNSSYASQQSKISGYSTEHSRSSSLSDLTHRRNTSTSSSASGGLSMAVEGPESSEREHRPPEKPPRPPRPLHLSDRSFRRKKDSVESHPTWVDDTRIDADDIVEKIMQSQDFTDGSNTEDSNLRLFVSKDGSTTLSGVQLANRVSSGVYEPVVIESH; this is translated from the exons ATGGCTTTcttgatgaagaaaaagaaattcaaattccaAACCACTTTCACCCTGGAGGAGCTGACCGCGGTCCCCTTTGTGAACGGGGTCCTCTTCTGCAAGGTCCGGCTGCTGGATGGCGGGGATTTTGTTAGCTTGTCCTCAAG GGAGGAGGTGCAGGAGAACTGTGTGCGGTGGCAGAAGAGGTTCACCTTTGTGTGTAAGATGAGTGCCAACCCAGCCACGGGCCTGCTGGACCCCTGCATTTTCCGTGTGTCTGTGCGCAAG GAACTGAAAGGCGGAAAGGCTTATTCTAAG CTGGGCTTTGCTGACTTGAACCTGGCGGAGTTTGCAGGTTCAGGCTCTACTGTGCGCTGCTGCCTGTTGGAGGGATATGACACAAAGAACACCCGCCAGGACAACTCTATCCTGAAG GTTACCATTGGTATGTTCCTGCTGTCTGGAGACCCTTGCTTTAAGAC GCCACCGTCTACTGCCAAGTCTATCACCATCCCAGGCCAGGACTCCTCTCTGCAGCTGACATGTAAGGGTGGTGGGACCAGCagtggcggcggcggcagcaCCAACTCCCTGACAGGTTCCCGGCCTCCCAAGGCCCGACCCACCATCCTGGGCTCAG GCCTGCCAGAGGAGCCTGACCAGGGCCTGTCCAGCCCCGAGGAGGTATTTCACTCTGGTCATTCCCGCAACTCCAGCTATGCCAGCCAGCAGTCTAAGATCTCTG GCTACAGCACAGAGCACTCACGCTCCTCCAGCCTGTCAGACTTGACGCATCGCCGCAACACTTCCACTAGCAGTAGCGCCTCTGGTGGCCTCAGCATGGCTGTGGAGGGTCCTGAGAGCAGTGAGCGGGAGCACCGGCCCCCCGAGAAGCCACCTCGGCCACCCCGGCCTCTGCATCTGTCAGACCGCTCCTTTCG GCGAAAAAAGGACTCAGTGGAGAGCCACCCAACCTGGGTGGATGACACGCGGATCGATGCGGATGACATTGTGGAAAAGATCATGCAGAGCCAGGACTTCACAGACGGCAGCAACACTGAGG ATAGCAACCTCCGGCTGTTCGTGAGCAAAGATGGTTCCACCACACTGAGTGGTGTTCAGCTGGCCAACAG GGTTTCCTCTGGGGTTTACGAGCCAGTCGTGATTGAAAGCCATTGA
- the Eeig1 gene encoding early estrogen-induced gene 1 protein isoform X3 — MFLLSGDPCFKTPPSTAKSITIPGQDSSLQLTCKGGGTSSGGGGSTNSLTGSRPPKARPTILGSGLPEEPDQGLSSPEEVFHSGHSRNSSYASQQSKISGYSTEHSRSSSLSDLTHRRNTSTSSSASGGLSMAVEGPESSEREHRPPEKPPRPPRPLHLSDRSFRRKKDSVESHPTWVDDTRIDADDIVEKIMQSQDFTDGSNTEDSNLRLFVSKDGSTTLSGVQLANRVSSGVYEPVVIESH, encoded by the exons ATGTTCCTGCTGTCTGGAGACCCTTGCTTTAAGAC GCCACCGTCTACTGCCAAGTCTATCACCATCCCAGGCCAGGACTCCTCTCTGCAGCTGACATGTAAGGGTGGTGGGACCAGCagtggcggcggcggcagcaCCAACTCCCTGACAGGTTCCCGGCCTCCCAAGGCCCGACCCACCATCCTGGGCTCAG GCCTGCCAGAGGAGCCTGACCAGGGCCTGTCCAGCCCCGAGGAGGTATTTCACTCTGGTCATTCCCGCAACTCCAGCTATGCCAGCCAGCAGTCTAAGATCTCTG GCTACAGCACAGAGCACTCACGCTCCTCCAGCCTGTCAGACTTGACGCATCGCCGCAACACTTCCACTAGCAGTAGCGCCTCTGGTGGCCTCAGCATGGCTGTGGAGGGTCCTGAGAGCAGTGAGCGGGAGCACCGGCCCCCCGAGAAGCCACCTCGGCCACCCCGGCCTCTGCATCTGTCAGACCGCTCCTTTCG GCGAAAAAAGGACTCAGTGGAGAGCCACCCAACCTGGGTGGATGACACGCGGATCGATGCGGATGACATTGTGGAAAAGATCATGCAGAGCCAGGACTTCACAGACGGCAGCAACACTGAGG ATAGCAACCTCCGGCTGTTCGTGAGCAAAGATGGTTCCACCACACTGAGTGGTGTTCAGCTGGCCAACAG GGTTTCCTCTGGGGTTTACGAGCCAGTCGTGATTGAAAGCCATTGA